One region of Acropora muricata isolate sample 2 chromosome 13, ASM3666990v1, whole genome shotgun sequence genomic DNA includes:
- the LOC136897002 gene encoding A-type voltage-gated potassium channel KCND3-like yields the protein MTLESKTNLRKLRTEKVDQRVTLNVSGRRYCTWDSTLKKYPNTLLGSDAIKVFFDKDRKEYFLDRDPHMFRYILNFYRDGKFHLSSEDCVGAFREELSFYGIKDESIYDCCLEEFNNLISKTSKNDQETKECDCAAFRRSRNRSFLRYWLWNLLDNTETTFLGKCVQGLIVVLIYLSIVSTIVETERCCKELTFLEKYPDIFFTFDAVCIAVFTLEYILRLYAAENRWKFIINKMNFVDLLAVAPFYVILLFEHFSPSSSSAVENASALMVLRMLRVFRIFKLSRHSKHMRQMGRALKRAVFDLGFLFFAFLLLNILFSSMMYYVEQTKSEETQFKSIPESMWYSTITMMTVGYGDMIPITIIGKILGSVCCLSGIIMLTLPIPIIQERTAKIKES from the exons ATGACCTTAGAGTCTAAAACCAATCTTCGAAAACTAAGGACGGAAAAAGTCGACCAACGGGTCACTTTAAATGTCAGCGGACGGCGTTATTGTACGTGGGACAGCACCCTCAAGAAATACCCAAATACTTTACTGGGCAGCGATGCTATCAAGGTTTTCTTTGACAAGGACAGGAAAGAGTATTTTCTGGACAGAGACCCTCACATGTTCCGTTACATCCTCAATTTTTACCGCGATGGGAAGTTTCATCTCTCAAGTGAAGACTGCGTAGGTGCGTTTCGCGAAGAGCTAAGTTTTTATGGAATTAAGGATGAGAGCATCTACGATTGCTGTTTGGAAGAATTTAACAATCTCATCAGCAAAACATCCAAGAACGATCAGGAAACAAAAGAGTGTGATTGTGCCGCATTTCGGAGATCTAGAAACAGGTCGTTTCTTCGCTATTGGTTGTGGAATTTGCTAGACAACACAGAAACGACGTTTTTAGGAAAATGTGTCCAGGGCCTTATCGTGGTTCTCATTTATCTTAGTATCGTGAGTACCATTGTGGAAACAGAACGATGCTGCAAAGAGCTTACATTCCTAGAAAAGTACCCAGACATCTTCTTTACGTTCGACGCTGTTTGTATAGCCGTATTTACGTTGGAATACATTCTCAGATTATACGCTGCCGAAAACCGTTGGAAATTCATCATTAACAAAATGAATTTTGTAGATTTATTAGCCGTTGCACCCTTCTATGTCATACTCTTATTTGAACACTTCTCCCCCTCATCTTCGTCCGCGGTTGAGAATGCTAGCGCTCTTATGGTCCTGCGCATGCTCAGGGTGTTTCGAATATTCAAGCTTTCCCGTCATTCGAAACACATGAGGCAGATGGGAAGAGCGCTGAAGCGTGCGGTGTTTGATCTTGGCTTTTTGTTCTTTGCGTTTTTGTTGctgaatattttattttctagtATGATGTATTACGTAGAGCAGAcgaaatctgaggaaacacaattCAAGAGTATTCCGGAGAGCATGTGGTATTCTACAATTACAATGATGACCGTAGG TTATGGCGACATGATTCCAATCACGATTATTGGAAAGATTTTGGGTTCAGTCTGCTGTCTTTCTGGAATTATTATGTTGACTCTACCAATACCAATCATACAAGAAAGAACCGCAAAGATTAAGGAGTCATAG